In a genomic window of Oncorhynchus keta strain PuntledgeMale-10-30-2019 chromosome 26, Oket_V2, whole genome shotgun sequence:
- the map2k1 gene encoding dual specificity mitogen-activated protein kinase kinase 1 isoform X2, which translates to MANSFVGTRSYMSTISGDLLPYLTSLINSSLTAGYVPSVFKRARVAPLLKKPTLDPSDVNNYRPVSLLSFLSKTLERAVLGQLSRYLSQNDLLDPNQSGFKTSHSTETALLCITEALRTAKANSLSSALILLDLSAAFDTVNHQILLSTLSELGISGAAHAWIASYLTGRSYQVANRISACLADISVWMTDHHLKLNLGKMELLFLPGKDCPFHDLAITVDNSIVSSSQSAKNLGVILDNTLSFSTNIKAVARSCRFMLYNRGPQTFSCEGHITFPFSDGGPVSVCNRKSVTIVGELKKCIVFQKATHNQITLSRFFTEKKVRKQIITLLMK; encoded by the exons ATGGCCAACTCCTTTGTGGGAACCCGCTCCTACATGTCT accatttccggagaccttctcccttacctcacctcgctcatcaactcatccctgaccgctggctacgtcccttccgtcttcaagagagcgagagttgcaccccttctgaaaaaacctacactcgatccctccgatgtcaacaactacagaccagtatcccttctttcttttctctccaaaactcttgaacgtgccgtccttggccagctctcccgctatctctctcagaatgaccttcttgatccaaatcagtcaggtttcaagactagtcattcaactgagactgctcttctctgtatcacggaggcgctccgcactgctaaagctaactctctctcctctgctctcatccttctagacctatcggctgccttcgatactgtgaaccatcagatcctcctctccaccctctccgagttgggcatctccggcgcggcccacgcttggattgcgtcctacctgacaggtcgctcctaccag gtggcgaatcgcatctctgcatgtctggcagacatatcagtgtggatgacggatcaccacctcaagctgaacctcggcaagatggagctgctcttcctcccggggaaggactgcccgttccatgatctcgccatcacggttgacaactccattgtgtcctcctcccagagcgctaagaaccttggcgtgatcctggataacaccctgtcgttctcaactaacatcaaggcggtggcccgttcctgtaggttcatgctctacaacaggGGTCCCCAAACTTTTTCCTGTGAGGGCCACATAACTTTTCCCTTCTCTGATGGGGGGCCGGTGTCAGTTTGTAACAGAAAAAGTGTGACGATCGTAGGGGAgcttaaaaaatgtattgttttccAGAAAGCCACACATAACCAAATAACCCTTTCCAGGTTCTTTACAGAAAAAAAAGTCAGGAAACAAATAATAACActattaatgaaataa